A portion of the Cetobacterium somerae ATCC BAA-474 genome contains these proteins:
- a CDS encoding YifB family Mg chelatase-like AAA ATPase — MLVRVLSSSYLGIEPFLVEVEVDVTNGLPIFNIVGLGDATISESRDRIRSGIKNMGYLLDPRRIVVNLTPANIRKKGSHFDLPIAIGIMVGMKFLSDYKGILREYLLMGELSLTGEVRRSEGIISGVLLAKSKGFKGVIIPEENLEEASIIKDIDIIAVKNLRDVVKFIEEGITRSKRVVNTIKNFEYTLDMWDVKGQIRAKRALEIAAAGGHNIIMIGAPGSGKSMLAKRLTGILPPMSESEIIETTKIYSIAGELSERVPIIINRPFRDPHHTSTTSSIIGGGRTPKPGEISLANNGVLFLDEFTEFDRVVIESLREPLEEKRISITRSLGKMEFPAKLIFIAACNPCFCGNGFDEELCTCTPYDIRRYTKKLSGPIIDRIDLYVEIYRLNDKEILDEDRGDTSQIIRDRVMKARELQNMRFNNNKLNRDMNNNEVEKYCSLNNECEQIIRTAIRNLNLSMRTYHKILKVARTIADLGNSSNIEKHHLLEAINFRKN, encoded by the coding sequence ATGTTAGTTCGAGTGTTAAGCTCAAGTTATTTAGGAATTGAACCATTTTTAGTTGAAGTCGAAGTTGATGTGACTAATGGTCTTCCTATTTTTAATATAGTTGGTTTAGGTGATGCAACTATATCAGAAAGTCGCGATCGGATAAGGTCAGGAATTAAAAATATGGGTTATTTATTAGATCCTAGAAGAATTGTTGTTAATTTGACTCCTGCTAACATAAGAAAAAAAGGATCACACTTTGATCTACCTATTGCCATTGGAATAATGGTTGGAATGAAATTTCTTTCTGATTATAAAGGTATTTTAAGAGAATATCTACTGATGGGTGAACTTTCTTTAACTGGAGAAGTTAGAAGATCTGAAGGCATAATTAGCGGTGTTTTATTGGCTAAAAGTAAAGGATTTAAAGGAGTTATTATTCCTGAAGAAAATTTAGAAGAAGCTTCAATTATAAAAGATATTGATATTATTGCTGTTAAAAATCTTAGAGATGTTGTTAAATTTATAGAAGAAGGTATTACTCGTAGTAAAAGAGTTGTAAATACAATAAAAAACTTTGAATATACTTTAGATATGTGGGACGTTAAAGGGCAAATAAGAGCTAAAAGAGCACTTGAAATTGCTGCCGCTGGAGGGCATAATATAATAATGATTGGAGCTCCTGGAAGTGGTAAATCTATGTTAGCTAAAAGATTAACTGGCATACTACCACCTATGTCAGAGAGTGAAATTATTGAAACTACTAAAATTTATAGTATTGCCGGTGAACTCAGTGAAAGAGTTCCTATCATCATTAACCGACCATTTAGAGACCCTCATCATACATCTACAACATCCTCTATAATCGGAGGTGGTAGAACACCTAAACCAGGTGAAATAAGTTTAGCTAATAATGGTGTACTATTTTTAGATGAATTTACAGAGTTTGATAGAGTCGTTATTGAAAGTTTAAGAGAACCTTTAGAAGAGAAAAGAATATCTATAACACGAAGCTTAGGAAAAATGGAGTTCCCTGCCAAATTAATCTTTATCGCTGCATGTAATCCATGTTTTTGTGGAAATGGATTTGATGAAGAGTTATGTACATGTACACCTTATGACATTAGAAGGTATACAAAAAAACTTTCAGGTCCTATTATTGATAGAATTGATTTATATGTTGAAATTTACAGGCTCAATGATAAAGAGATTTTAGATGAAGATCGAGGTGATACTTCTCAAATTATCAGAGATCGAGTTATGAAAGCTAGAGAACTTCAAAATATGCGCTTTAATAATAATAAACTTAATCGTGATATGAATAATAACGAAGTTGAAAAATATTGTTCTTTAAATAATGAATGTGAGCAAATAATTAGAACAGCTATTAGAAATTTAAATTTATCCATGAGAACATATCATAAAATTTTAAAAGTTGCTAGAACAATTGCAGATTTAGGAAACTCTTCTAATATTGAAAAGCATCATTTGCTAGAAGCCATTAATTTTAGAAAAAATTAA
- a CDS encoding ferritin-like domain-containing protein encodes MAKVKCTVCGEVFEEALGACPLCKVGLDKCVAYDETAGRVWATEHKVGEGLACGDEEIIEGLRANFNGECMEVGMYLAMARVADREGYPEVAEAYTRIAFEEAGHAARFAELLGEVVTDSTEENLKRRVEAEYGATSGKFDIAKRAKQLGFDAIHDTVHEMAKDEARHGRAFLGLLERHFQK; translated from the coding sequence ATGGCAAAAGTAAAATGTACAGTATGTGGAGAAGTATTTGAAGAGGCTTTAGGAGCTTGCCCTTTATGTAAGGTAGGATTAGATAAATGTGTTGCTTATGATGAAACTGCAGGAAGAGTTTGGGCAACTGAGCACAAAGTAGGAGAAGGATTAGCTTGCGGAGATGAAGAGATCATCGAAGGATTAAGAGCAAACTTCAACGGAGAGTGTATGGAAGTTGGAATGTACTTAGCAATGGCTAGAGTAGCAGATAGAGAAGGATATCCAGAAGTAGCAGAAGCTTATACAAGAATAGCTTTTGAAGAAGCTGGTCACGCTGCAAGATTTGCAGAGTTATTAGGAGAAGTTGTAACTGATTCTACAGAAGAGAACTTAAAGAGAAGAGTAGAAGCTGAGTATGGAGCAACTTCAGGAAAATTCGATATTGCTAAGAGAGCTAAACAATTAGGATTCGATGCAATTCACGATACAGTTCATGAAATGGCTAAAGATGAAGCTAGACACGGAAGAGCTTTCTTAGGATTATTAGAGAGACATTTCCAAAAATAA
- the cobU gene encoding bifunctional adenosylcobinamide kinase/adenosylcobinamide-phosphate guanylyltransferase, whose translation MGKIIYVTGGARSGKSSFAEKKVFQLNKEKIYVATAISFDEEMKERVRLHKIQRGENWITIEAYKNLYKILEEYKELNGVVLLDCLTNLVTNIMIMDRDINWDKITQDIVKEIEEEIENEVQKLIDFIKNSSLDMVVVSNEVGMGLVPPYALGRYFRDIGGRINQLVAKECHEAYLIVSGLELKLK comes from the coding sequence TTGGGGAAAATAATTTATGTAACTGGTGGAGCAAGAAGTGGGAAAAGTTCATTTGCTGAAAAAAAAGTTTTTCAATTGAATAAGGAGAAGATTTATGTAGCTACAGCGATATCTTTTGATGAAGAGATGAAGGAAAGAGTAAGACTACACAAAATTCAAAGAGGAGAAAATTGGATAACAATAGAGGCATATAAAAATCTTTATAAAATTTTAGAAGAATATAAAGAGTTAAATGGAGTTGTATTACTAGATTGTTTAACAAATTTAGTCACAAATATTATGATTATGGATAGAGATATCAACTGGGATAAAATAACTCAAGATATTGTTAAAGAGATTGAGGAAGAGATTGAAAATGAAGTTCAAAAATTAATAGATTTTATAAAAAATAGTTCATTAGATATGGTTGTAGTTTCTAATGAAGTTGGAATGGGATTAGTTCCTCCGTATGCTTTAGGAAGATATTTTAGAGATATAGGCGGTAGAATAAATCAATTGGTTGCAAAAGAATGCCATGAAGCGTATTTAATAGTTTCTGGATTAGAGTTAAAATTAAAATAG
- the cobS gene encoding adenosylcobinamide-GDP ribazoletransferase: protein MKGLALLFKFMTRLPFPGGKTFDSKALGKGMKWFPIVGLVIGIINLAVAMVLETFIPSPILIAIILVTLDVIVTGGLHLDGLADTFDGIFSYRSKQKMLEIMKDSRVGTNGVLVLILYFIFKVAFLVETSELFGVNQGVIMLIVPILARINSVVNCAFEPYARATGMGKTFVDNTDKMGLLISYVTVTAILYGIAQYFMLPFISLFIVLNILIVCGFLFGKLMTKKIGGITGDTLGALLELSSVLSLVLMYVTL from the coding sequence ATGAAAGGTTTAGCTTTACTTTTTAAATTTATGACAAGATTACCATTTCCAGGAGGAAAAACTTTTGATTCGAAAGCTTTAGGAAAAGGGATGAAATGGTTTCCAATAGTAGGATTAGTGATAGGTATTATAAACTTAGCTGTGGCAATGGTTTTAGAAACATTTATTCCATCGCCTATTTTAATAGCAATAATCTTAGTTACTCTTGATGTTATAGTAACTGGTGGATTACATTTAGATGGTCTAGCGGATACTTTTGATGGAATATTTAGCTATAGAAGTAAACAAAAAATGTTAGAGATTATGAAAGACTCTAGAGTTGGAACAAATGGTGTTTTAGTTTTAATACTTTACTTTATATTTAAAGTTGCTTTCTTAGTAGAAACATCTGAATTGTTTGGAGTAAATCAAGGTGTAATAATGCTTATTGTACCTATATTAGCTAGAATAAATAGTGTAGTCAACTGTGCTTTTGAGCCTTATGCAAGAGCCACTGGAATGGGTAAAACTTTTGTTGATAACACTGATAAGATGGGATTATTAATATCTTATGTCACTGTTACAGCTATATTATATGGAATAGCTCAGTACTTTATGTTACCATTTATAAGTTTATTTATTGTTTTAAATATACTAATTGTTTGTGGATTTTTATTTGGAAAGTTAATGACAAAAAAAATAGGTGGTATAACTGGGGATACTTTAGGAGCATTGTTAGAGTTATCTTCAGTACTTTCGTTAGTTTTAATGTATGTAACTTTATAG
- a CDS encoding histidine phosphatase family protein has translation MGQIILVRHGESKLNIEGVYYGILDPELTEKGKEQAEKTREILKSINYEKIYASDLRRAIDTAEIVNYKKLEILIDQELRELNFGIFEGHSYKELLDKYPEELKKSQSNWENYNYITGESVLELQKRAINFIEKKVDLDGTTVLVTHWGVINTILSHYFSNGLESYWKFSVENGGVVIIEFSEGYPILKGLNIGG, from the coding sequence ATGGGGCAAATTATTTTAGTTAGGCATGGTGAATCAAAATTAAATATTGAAGGGGTTTACTATGGAATTTTAGATCCAGAATTAACAGAAAAAGGAAAAGAGCAGGCAGAAAAAACTAGGGAAATTTTAAAAAGTATAAATTATGAAAAGATATATGCAAGCGATTTAAGAAGAGCAATAGACACAGCAGAGATTGTAAATTATAAAAAATTAGAAATCTTAATTGATCAAGAATTACGTGAACTAAATTTTGGAATATTTGAAGGACATAGTTATAAAGAACTTTTGGACAAATATCCAGAGGAGTTAAAAAAGAGTCAAAGTAATTGGGAAAATTATAATTATATAACTGGCGAAAGTGTTTTAGAGCTTCAAAAAAGAGCTATTAATTTTATAGAGAAGAAAGTTGATTTAGATGGAACAACAGTTTTAGTTACTCACTGGGGAGTAATTAATACTATTTTAAGTCATTACTTTTCTAATGGATTAGAATCTTATTGGAAGTTTAGTGTAGAAAATGGTGGTGTAGTTATAATTGAATTTTCTGAAGGATATCCCATATTAAAGGGATTAAATATAGGGGGCTAA
- the cobT gene encoding nicotinate-nucleotide--dimethylbenzimidazole phosphoribosyltransferase, translating into MDRIKKIQNDIIGVDTEAIKECKKILDSRMKPEKSLGVLEDLAMKVAGITGQPLNELKAGCHFIASSDNGVIEEGVSSCPIEYTRIVSEAMLSSFAAIGILCKSLGIPLNLIDIGIKGDIPRNYENLYVKKIAYGTKNFSKEPAMSLDEVIKAILVGVEIIKEKKEYDFFSNGEMGIANTTTSSAILYALTKEDIEKVVGCGAGLSDEGLRRKKDVIKDACLKYDLFNKEPIEVLRCVGGLDIACMVGLYLGAALERKPMLIDGFISAVAALVATRIEPKVKNYLIGTHMSEEPGMKVVMTALDLKTFLHMEMRLGEGTGAVLAYPILKAAVEIPKIMKTKDEVYEIFQ; encoded by the coding sequence TTGGACAGAATAAAAAAGATTCAAAATGATATAATTGGTGTTGATACAGAAGCTATAAAAGAGTGTAAAAAAATATTAGATTCTAGAATGAAACCTGAGAAAAGTTTAGGTGTTTTAGAAGATTTAGCAATGAAAGTAGCGGGAATAACAGGCCAACCCTTAAATGAACTAAAAGCTGGGTGTCATTTTATAGCATCGTCTGATAATGGAGTTATAGAAGAAGGAGTATCATCTTGTCCAATAGAATATACAAGAATAGTTTCAGAAGCAATGTTAAGCTCTTTTGCAGCTATTGGAATTTTATGTAAAAGTTTAGGAATACCTCTAAATTTGATAGATATTGGAATAAAAGGAGATATTCCAAGAAACTATGAAAACTTATACGTAAAAAAAATAGCTTATGGAACTAAAAATTTTAGTAAGGAACCTGCTATGAGTTTAGATGAGGTAATAAAAGCAATCTTAGTTGGAGTAGAAATAATAAAAGAAAAAAAAGAGTATGATTTCTTCTCTAATGGAGAGATGGGAATAGCTAATACAACAACAAGTTCAGCTATATTATACGCCTTAACAAAAGAGGATATAGAAAAAGTTGTAGGTTGTGGTGCAGGACTTTCAGATGAAGGATTAAGACGAAAAAAAGATGTGATAAAAGATGCTTGTCTGAAATATGATTTATTTAATAAAGAGCCAATAGAAGTTTTAAGATGCGTTGGTGGACTTGATATAGCATGTATGGTTGGACTTTACTTAGGTGCAGCATTAGAGAGAAAGCCTATGTTAATAGATGGTTTTATATCAGCAGTAGCAGCATTAGTTGCAACTAGAATAGAACCAAAGGTAAAAAATTACCTAATAGGAACTCATATGAGTGAAGAACCAGGAATGAAAGTCGTTATGACAGCACTAGATTTAAAAACATTTTTACATATGGAGATGCGTTTAGGAGAAGGAACTGGAGCAGTTTTGGCGTATCCTATTTTGAAAGCAGCAGTAGAAATTCCTAAAATAATGAAAACAAAAGATGAGGTTTATGAAATATTTCAATAA
- the radC gene encoding RadC family protein yields MEKNQMQGHRKRLREKYLKVGYKGLEDYEILELLLTYSIKLKDCKGIAKNLLSKFKSIDKVINAELNDLKEIEGVGAETALYLKVIGETMSNHYFKNVKNADLTTLKGKNDLVNYLKDDVGTLKSEEFKVIYLSSDNKIVCDEILFKGTIDRSVVYPRKIMERAIDNRAKGIIFAHNHPSGNLTPSKKDIELTLEMQELLEKVDIKLLDHIIVSDESYFSFYENGLIEYY; encoded by the coding sequence TTGGAAAAAAACCAAATGCAAGGACACCGAAAGAGATTACGAGAGAAGTATTTAAAAGTTGGATATAAGGGTTTAGAGGATTATGAAATTTTAGAGCTACTGTTAACTTATTCAATAAAATTAAAAGATTGTAAAGGTATTGCAAAGAATTTATTGTCAAAATTTAAAAGCATAGATAAAGTGATAAATGCTGAGTTAAATGATTTAAAAGAAATTGAAGGTGTTGGTGCAGAGACAGCTTTATATTTAAAAGTAATTGGTGAAACTATGTCTAATCACTATTTTAAAAATGTGAAAAATGCTGATTTAACAACTTTGAAAGGCAAAAATGATTTGGTAAATTATTTGAAAGACGATGTAGGTACTTTGAAAAGTGAAGAGTTTAAAGTGATTTACCTAAGTAGTGATAATAAGATTGTATGTGATGAGATTTTATTTAAGGGAACAATTGATAGAAGTGTAGTTTATCCCAGAAAGATAATGGAAAGAGCAATTGATAATAGAGCTAAAGGAATAATATTTGCTCATAACCATCCAAGTGGAAATTTAACTCCATCTAAAAAAGATATTGAATTAACATTAGAAATGCAAGAGTTACTAGAAAAGGTAGATATAAAATTATTAGACCATATTATTGTTAGTGATGAGTCTTATTTTAGTTTTTATGAAAATGGACTAATTGAATATTATTAA
- the uvrA gene encoding excinuclease ABC subunit UvrA, with amino-acid sequence MLDKIIIKGAREHNLKNFDIEIPKYKFVVVTGVSGSGKSSLAFDTIYSEGQRRYVESLSAYARQFIGQMKKPEVDSIEGLAPAISIEQKTTNKNPRSTVGTVTEIYDYMRLLFAHIGKAHCPICGKLVERQSVDEIVENVYEKFNNGDRLMILSPVVKDKKGTHKNLFLNLVKKGFVRARVNGEILYIEEEINLDKNKKHNIEVVVDRIVVDKEDEEFKSRLTQSIEQGIELSEGKIIINWGDGEQLYSENFSCPDHENVSIPDLNPRLFSFNAPFGACPECKGIGKKLEIDESRLIEDENLSILKGGLYVPGAASAKKGYTWTIFESMAKKYKIDLDKPVKDLTKKEMDIIFYGTDGEKFRVDYTSKEFSFHGEKDFEGIVKNLERRYNESFSESSREEIENRFMIERICKVCHGKRLKPEVLAVTVYNKNIIEITELSIKDALNFFENIKLTEKEKQIAAEILKEIKERISFMINVGLDYLSLARETKTLSGGESQRIRLATQIGSGLTGVLYVLDEPSIGLHQRDNDKLLATLNRLKELGNTLIVVEHDEDTMHQADYILDMGPGAGVFGGEIVAAGTPQEVMDNETSMTGRYLKGEIGITVPEKRREPKGYITLKGAKGNNLKNVDVDIPLGVLTVVTGVSGSGKSTLINQTLYPILFNKLNKGKLYPLEYSSIEGLESLDKVIDIDQSPIGRTPRSNPATYTKVFDDIRDIFSQTKDAKAKGYSKGRFSFNVKGGRCEACQGAGIIKIEMNFLPDVYVECEVCRGKRYNRETLEVYYKGKNISDVLDMSVGEAYDFFKTIPTLERKLKVLVDVGLDYIKLGQPATTLSGGEAQRIKLASELSKVSKGKTVYILDEPTTGLHFEDIRKLLEVINRLVEKGNTVIIIEHNLDVIKNADYIIDIGPEGGDGGGKVILTGTPEKIASSKKGYTSKYLKKALKGER; translated from the coding sequence ATGTTAGACAAAATAATTATAAAAGGTGCTAGAGAACATAATCTTAAAAATTTTGATATAGAAATTCCAAAGTATAAATTTGTTGTTGTAACAGGAGTAAGTGGAAGTGGAAAATCATCGCTAGCATTTGATACTATTTATTCAGAAGGGCAAAGAAGATATGTAGAAAGTTTATCGGCTTATGCAAGACAATTCATTGGACAAATGAAAAAGCCAGAGGTAGATAGCATAGAAGGGTTAGCACCGGCTATTTCAATTGAACAAAAAACAACAAATAAAAATCCAAGATCAACAGTAGGGACAGTAACAGAGATATATGATTATATGAGATTATTATTTGCACATATAGGTAAAGCACATTGTCCAATATGTGGAAAATTAGTAGAGAGACAAAGTGTTGATGAAATTGTAGAAAATGTATATGAAAAATTTAATAATGGTGACAGACTAATGATTTTAAGTCCTGTTGTCAAAGATAAAAAAGGAACACACAAAAATCTATTTTTAAATCTTGTAAAAAAGGGATTTGTAAGAGCAAGAGTTAATGGTGAAATTCTTTATATTGAAGAGGAAATAAACTTAGATAAAAACAAAAAGCATAATATTGAAGTTGTTGTAGATAGAATTGTTGTAGATAAGGAAGATGAGGAGTTTAAATCAAGATTAACTCAAAGTATAGAGCAAGGTATAGAACTATCTGAAGGAAAAATAATAATAAACTGGGGAGATGGAGAACAATTATATAGTGAAAATTTTTCATGTCCAGATCATGAAAATGTAAGTATTCCAGATTTAAACCCGAGACTATTCTCTTTTAATGCTCCTTTTGGAGCTTGTCCTGAATGCAAAGGAATAGGGAAAAAATTAGAAATTGATGAAAGTAGACTAATAGAGGATGAAAACTTATCAATATTAAAAGGTGGATTATATGTTCCAGGAGCAGCATCAGCTAAAAAGGGTTATACATGGACAATATTTGAATCTATGGCGAAAAAATATAAAATTGATTTAGATAAACCAGTAAAAGATTTAACTAAAAAAGAGATGGATATAATTTTTTATGGAACTGATGGAGAGAAATTTAGAGTGGACTATACATCAAAAGAGTTTAGTTTTCATGGAGAAAAGGATTTTGAAGGAATTGTAAAGAATTTAGAAAGGAGATATAATGAATCGTTTTCAGAGAGCTCTAGAGAAGAGATAGAAAATAGATTTATGATAGAAAGAATATGTAAGGTATGTCATGGAAAAAGATTAAAGCCAGAAGTTTTAGCTGTAACTGTTTATAATAAAAATATAATTGAGATAACAGAACTAAGTATAAAAGATGCTCTAAATTTTTTTGAAAATATAAAGTTAACAGAAAAAGAGAAACAAATAGCAGCAGAGATCTTAAAAGAGATAAAAGAAAGAATATCGTTTATGATAAATGTGGGATTAGATTATTTGAGTTTAGCTAGAGAGACAAAAACATTATCTGGAGGAGAGTCTCAAAGGATTAGATTGGCAACTCAAATTGGGTCAGGGCTAACAGGTGTATTGTATGTTTTAGATGAACCAAGTATTGGATTACATCAAAGAGATAATGATAAACTTTTAGCTACTTTAAATAGATTGAAAGAGTTAGGAAATACACTTATTGTTGTTGAACACGATGAAGATACAATGCATCAAGCTGATTATATTTTAGATATGGGACCGGGAGCAGGAGTGTTTGGTGGTGAAATTGTAGCTGCAGGAACACCACAAGAAGTTATGGATAATGAGACTTCAATGACAGGGAGATATTTAAAAGGTGAAATAGGTATAACGGTACCAGAAAAGAGAAGAGAGCCCAAAGGGTATATAACTTTAAAAGGAGCAAAGGGGAATAATTTAAAGAATGTAGATGTAGATATACCTTTAGGTGTTTTAACTGTTGTAACAGGAGTAAGTGGAAGTGGAAAATCAACACTAATAAATCAAACTCTTTATCCAATTTTATTTAATAAATTAAATAAAGGTAAGCTTTATCCATTAGAATATTCTTCTATTGAAGGATTAGAAAGTTTAGATAAAGTTATAGATATAGATCAAAGTCCTATTGGAAGAACTCCAAGATCAAATCCAGCTACATATACAAAAGTATTTGATGATATTAGAGATATTTTCTCTCAAACAAAAGATGCAAAAGCTAAGGGATACTCAAAAGGTCGTTTTTCTTTTAATGTAAAAGGAGGACGATGTGAAGCATGTCAGGGTGCTGGAATAATCAAAATTGAAATGAATTTTTTACCTGATGTTTATGTTGAATGTGAGGTATGTAGAGGAAAAAGATATAATAGGGAAACACTGGAAGTTTACTACAAAGGAAAAAATATTTCAGATGTATTGGACATGAGCGTGGGAGAAGCCTATGATTTCTTCAAAACAATACCAACATTAGAAAGAAAACTAAAGGTATTAGTAGATGTAGGGTTAGATTATATAAAATTAGGTCAACCTGCTACAACGCTATCTGGAGGAGAAGCTCAAAGAATAAAATTAGCAAGTGAATTATCTAAAGTATCAAAAGGAAAAACTGTATATATTTTAGATGAGCCAACAACAGGATTACATTTTGAAGATATAAGAAAACTTTTAGAAGTAATTAATAGATTAGTGGAAAAAGGAAATACAGTTATAATTATAGAACATAATTTAGATGTAATAAAAAATGCTGATTACATAATCGATATAGGACCTGAAGGTGGAGATGGTGGAGGAAAAGTTATTTTAACAGGAACTCCAGAAAAAATAGCTTCTTCTAAAAAAGGTTATACAAGTAAATACTTAAAAAAAGCATTAAAAGGAGAGAGATAA
- the ruvA gene encoding Holliday junction branch migration protein RuvA: protein MFEYLNGVIKIKKPEYLAVDVNGVGYRVYITLKTYDQVQVGEKKELYIYNVIKEDAFKLVGFLQERERVLFEMLIGISGIGLSLALSIMSTFSIDNIREIVLTEDFKTLKRVPKLGEKKSKQIIIDLNNKIKTLNLMSMEDPSGDMLNNAIEEELYMALDSLGYSKKEIDSMISKDELNSYSTLEEAIKGVLKKIQLRG, encoded by the coding sequence ATGTTTGAATATTTAAATGGAGTAATAAAAATAAAAAAACCAGAATATTTAGCAGTGGATGTAAATGGGGTAGGGTATAGAGTTTACATAACTTTAAAAACTTATGATCAAGTACAGGTGGGAGAGAAAAAAGAGCTATATATATATAATGTAATAAAAGAAGATGCATTTAAACTAGTAGGGTTTTTACAGGAGAGAGAAAGAGTTCTTTTTGAGATGTTAATAGGAATAAGTGGAATAGGATTATCACTAGCCCTTTCTATAATGTCAACATTTTCAATAGACAATATTAGAGAGATTGTTTTAACAGAAGATTTTAAGACGTTAAAAAGAGTTCCAAAATTAGGAGAAAAAAAATCAAAGCAAATAATTATAGATTTAAATAATAAGATTAAAACATTAAATTTAATGTCTATGGAAGATCCATCAGGAGATATGCTAAATAATGCGATTGAAGAAGAGTTATATATGGCATTGGATTCTTTAGGATACAGTAAAAAGGAAATAGATTCTATGATAAGTAAAGATGAGTTAAATAGTTATTCTACTTTGGAAGAGGCAATTAAGGGAGTTTTAAAAAAAATTCAATTAAGGGGATGA
- a CDS encoding PhoH family protein, giving the protein MRKIYVLDTNVLIHDHRSIYSFEDNEVVVPIYVIEEIDNLKRNSTTAIQARLAARELDTIRKKGCIAKGVELEKKIFFRVEIESDLNLLPSVLKKDSMDNMIIATTLGIKNKNPDMKVILITKDINMRIKADSLGLEVQDYETDRTDYTTLYDGYEEIEVSRDIYNKFDKAGKINVWELGKEYHFTENMFIKFKCGEEKTFGRYIGGKIRRNLEGQISAWGARARNDEQEYAMELLMDENIKVVTLVGRAGTGKTLLAIAAGLEQVVERGKYKRLLIARPIIPMGKDLGYLPGSEEEKLRPWMQPIYDNIDYLAGEKGEKTGEKVILGLQTMGLLKIEALTYIRGRSIPNGYIIIDEAQNLTPLEVKTIITRAGENTKIVLTGDPDQIDSPYLDSDTNGLTYLSEKLKNESIVGHVTLKKGERSALAELAAKLL; this is encoded by the coding sequence ATGAGGAAAATCTATGTTCTAGACACTAATGTTTTAATACATGACCATCGTAGTATTTATAGTTTTGAAGATAATGAAGTTGTTGTTCCTATATATGTAATAGAGGAGATAGATAATTTAAAGAGAAATAGTACGACAGCAATACAGGCTCGTTTAGCAGCTAGAGAGCTTGATACCATAAGAAAAAAAGGGTGTATTGCAAAAGGGGTAGAGCTAGAGAAAAAGATTTTTTTCAGGGTAGAGATAGAAAGTGATTTAAATTTATTACCATCAGTATTAAAAAAAGACTCAATGGATAATATGATAATTGCAACAACTCTCGGAATTAAAAATAAAAATCCAGATATGAAAGTAATTTTAATAACTAAAGATATAAATATGAGAATTAAGGCAGATTCTTTAGGATTAGAAGTTCAAGATTATGAAACAGATAGAACGGATTATACGACGTTATATGATGGTTATGAAGAGATTGAAGTTTCAAGAGATATTTATAACAAATTTGATAAAGCTGGAAAAATAAATGTTTGGGAGTTAGGAAAAGAGTATCATTTTACAGAAAATATGTTTATTAAATTTAAATGTGGAGAAGAAAAAACTTTTGGAAGATATATAGGTGGAAAAATTAGAAGAAATTTAGAAGGACAAATATCAGCTTGGGGTGCAAGGGCAAGAAATGATGAGCAAGAATATGCAATGGAACTTTTAATGGATGAAAATATAAAAGTTGTAACATTAGTAGGAAGAGCTGGAACTGGAAAAACTTTATTGGCAATAGCAGCAGGATTAGAACAAGTTGTTGAAAGAGGGAAATATAAAAGATTACTTATAGCTCGTCCAATAATTCCAATGGGAAAAGATTTAGGATATCTGCCTGGAAGTGAAGAAGAGAAATTAAGACCATGGATGCAGCCCATATATGATAATATAGATTATTTAGCTGGGGAAAAAGGTGAAAAAACTGGAGAGAAAGTAATTTTAGGGCTTCAAACTATGGGGCTTTTAAAAATAGAAGCTCTTACTTATATAAGAGGAAGAAGTATTCCTAATGGATATATAATAATAGATGAAGCACAAAACTTAACTCCTCTCGAAGTAAAAACCATAATAACAAGAGCAGGAGAAAATACAAAGATAGTGTTAACAGGAGACCCAGATCAAATAGATAGTCCATATTTAGATTCAGACACAAATGGGCTTACATATCTATCAGAAAAATTAAAAAATGAAAGTATAGTAGGACATGTTACTTTGAAAAAAGGTGAACGTTCAGCATTAGCTGAGTTAGCAGCAAAACTTCTATAA